The following proteins are encoded in a genomic region of Sulfurovum indicum:
- the polA gene encoding DNA polymerase I, whose amino-acid sequence MKTITIIDTFGFFFRSYFALPPLRNSEGFPTGLLTGFVNLVDTLHRDHATDYLVFALDSKGPTFRNEIYPEYKANREAPPEDLTKQLPVAIRWIEQMGFANLSKEGFEADDVITTVTKFAREQDLKVRIVSHDKDLYQLIDDARVVMYDSIKRKEVDEAACIEKFGVRPEDFVDFQAIVGDSSDNVPGVKGIGVKGAAKLINMFHTLENIYANIEKAGTPRIQKLLLEGKESAFLSRELVRMRDDVYTDLDLSQFIFEDKNYLSCLADEFEKYEMKRALQKAKNGENGEGGDKAVKPVTQPKKPTLAFEAVTLDTREKLESVIGTFDKETMVAFDTETTGLDTKKAGMVGFSFCTSADKAYYVPVGHNYLGVEDQVSETDAVAAIKKLMQCKVIGQNLKFDLSLLYNRYGLDEVVPYADTMIMAWLSDPGSKVGLDALAQKFFKYEMKPFKEMVKKGEDFSAVAIPEATFYAAEDAWMTYLLYGVVKKKMELGSLTHLLKEAQNVEYPFINVLIRMEQLGIKVDQNRLHMLQKQLSEALAALTEEIYALAGTEFNIRSTQQLGVVLFQQLGLKGGKKTKTGYSTNEAVLQSLKGEHPIIAKILAYREYQKMLSTYVEPLLKLAKKDEKSRIYTSFLQTGTATGRLSSKDPNLQNIPVRSELGREVRSAFVAKEGYRLVSIDYSQIELRLLAHFSRDAALLEAFRTGVDIHMATAVKLFGEEEAKAKRNFAKSVNFGLLYGMGPKKLSGELGISQAEAKEIITNYFASFPTVKSFLEGIQERVKADGYVETILGRRRLFDYENANGMQKAAFMRESVNTVFQGSAADLIKLSMNQIDSMIQDEKLDAFMLLQIHDELIFEIKKEKVEEISRRFVHIMENVYELNVPLECSVSIGESWGELK is encoded by the coding sequence TTGAAAACAATTACAATTATAGATACATTCGGTTTTTTCTTCAGATCATATTTTGCACTACCGCCTCTGCGCAACTCAGAGGGGTTTCCTACCGGTTTATTGACAGGGTTTGTCAATCTTGTAGATACGCTTCACCGGGATCATGCTACTGACTATCTTGTCTTTGCCCTTGACAGCAAAGGTCCGACTTTCAGGAATGAGATCTATCCGGAGTACAAAGCAAATCGGGAAGCACCTCCTGAAGATCTTACAAAACAGTTACCAGTCGCGATCAGGTGGATCGAGCAGATGGGTTTTGCCAACCTTTCCAAAGAAGGGTTCGAAGCGGATGATGTGATCACTACAGTGACGAAGTTCGCCAGAGAGCAGGACCTGAAAGTACGTATTGTCTCGCACGACAAGGATCTTTACCAGCTTATAGATGATGCCCGCGTAGTGATGTATGATTCAATCAAACGCAAGGAGGTGGATGAAGCGGCATGTATTGAGAAATTCGGCGTACGCCCGGAAGATTTTGTAGACTTCCAGGCGATTGTAGGAGACAGTTCCGATAATGTGCCGGGTGTCAAAGGTATCGGAGTCAAAGGTGCGGCAAAGCTGATCAATATGTTCCACACCCTGGAGAATATCTATGCCAACATAGAAAAAGCCGGTACACCGCGTATACAGAAACTTCTGCTTGAGGGTAAAGAGAGCGCTTTCCTTTCACGTGAACTGGTGCGTATGCGTGATGATGTATATACTGACCTCGATCTGAGCCAGTTTATTTTTGAAGACAAGAACTATCTCAGCTGTCTTGCGGATGAATTTGAAAAATATGAAATGAAGCGGGCACTGCAGAAAGCCAAAAACGGAGAGAATGGTGAGGGAGGAGACAAGGCTGTCAAACCGGTGACGCAACCTAAAAAACCGACACTTGCTTTTGAAGCAGTGACACTCGATACCAGGGAGAAACTTGAGAGTGTCATAGGAACATTTGACAAAGAGACAATGGTGGCATTCGATACGGAAACGACCGGTTTGGATACCAAAAAAGCAGGAATGGTCGGTTTCAGTTTCTGTACCTCCGCTGATAAAGCCTACTATGTTCCTGTCGGGCATAACTATCTTGGTGTGGAAGATCAGGTAAGTGAGACCGATGCTGTAGCTGCGATAAAGAAGCTGATGCAATGCAAAGTGATCGGACAGAACCTTAAGTTCGACCTCTCATTACTCTATAACCGGTACGGTCTGGATGAGGTAGTCCCCTATGCAGATACGATGATTATGGCATGGCTGAGTGATCCGGGAAGCAAGGTGGGGCTTGATGCATTGGCACAGAAATTCTTCAAATATGAGATGAAACCTTTCAAGGAGATGGTAAAGAAAGGGGAGGATTTTTCTGCAGTTGCTATTCCTGAAGCGACATTCTATGCTGCAGAAGATGCATGGATGACCTATCTGCTTTATGGTGTTGTCAAGAAGAAGATGGAGCTGGGTTCACTGACGCATCTGCTGAAGGAGGCACAAAATGTGGAGTACCCTTTCATCAATGTACTTATCCGTATGGAACAACTGGGTATCAAGGTCGATCAGAACAGGCTGCATATGCTTCAAAAGCAGTTGAGTGAAGCTTTGGCCGCTTTGACAGAAGAGATCTATGCACTTGCAGGAACAGAGTTTAACATCCGATCAACACAGCAGCTGGGTGTCGTCCTCTTTCAGCAGCTTGGACTCAAAGGCGGTAAAAAAACAAAGACCGGCTACAGTACCAATGAAGCGGTTCTGCAGTCACTCAAGGGAGAACACCCGATCATTGCCAAGATCCTTGCATACCGTGAATATCAGAAGATGCTCTCCACCTATGTGGAACCGCTGCTCAAACTGGCGAAAAAGGATGAAAAGAGCCGTATCTATACTTCGTTCCTGCAAACGGGAACAGCAACAGGAAGACTCAGTTCCAAAGATCCAAATCTTCAGAACATACCTGTGCGTTCAGAGCTTGGAAGAGAAGTAAGATCTGCCTTTGTTGCCAAAGAGGGGTACAGGCTGGTGAGTATCGACTACTCTCAGATCGAACTGCGTCTGCTTGCCCATTTCTCCCGGGATGCGGCACTGCTGGAAGCTTTTAGGACCGGTGTGGATATCCACATGGCAACAGCGGTCAAACTTTTTGGAGAGGAGGAAGCCAAAGCAAAACGTAACTTTGCCAAATCGGTCAACTTCGGACTGCTTTACGGGATGGGACCTAAAAAGCTTTCTGGTGAACTTGGTATATCCCAGGCAGAAGCCAAAGAGATCATTACAAACTACTTTGCCTCCTTTCCGACTGTCAAGAGTTTTCTTGAAGGTATACAGGAGCGTGTCAAGGCAGATGGTTATGTCGAGACCATTCTGGGACGGAGAAGGCTCTTTGACTATGAAAATGCCAATGGTATGCAAAAAGCTGCTTTTATGCGTGAATCGGTCAATACTGTTTTTCAGGGCTCCGCAGCCGACCTGATCAAACTCTCGATGAACCAGATAGACAGTATGATACAGGATGAGAAGCTCGATGCCTTTATGCTGCTTCAAATTCATGATGAACTGATCTTTGAGATCAAAAAAGAAAAGGTAGAAGAGATCAGCAGGCGTTTTGTGCACATTATGGAGAATGTCTATGAACTCAATGTACCGCTGGAGTGTTCAGTCAGTATCGGAGAGAGCTGGGGAGAGCTGAAGTAG
- the dksA gene encoding RNA polymerase-binding protein DksA, whose translation MLTQKELEMFQNELLDRRVQIEKNLAGTTLELNEMRGLELNDDGDYAAASAETMVDSAILEQQRKELAEIDLALDKIKNGTYGICEMCEEPIGRARLEVKNFARFCITCREINEKEQN comes from the coding sequence ATGCTGACACAAAAAGAACTGGAAATGTTTCAGAACGAACTGCTTGACAGAAGAGTACAGATAGAGAAGAACCTTGCGGGAACGACACTTGAGCTTAATGAGATGAGAGGTCTAGAACTCAATGATGACGGTGATTACGCTGCAGCATCTGCTGAAACAATGGTTGACAGCGCTATTTTGGAGCAACAGCGTAAAGAATTAGCAGAAATTGACCTAGCTTTGGATAAAATAAAGAACGGTACCTACGGTATATGTGAAATGTGCGAAGAGCCGATAGGCAGGGCACGCCTGGAAGTCAAGAATTTCGCACGTTTCTGTATTACCTGTAGGGAGATCAACGAAAAAGAACAGAATTAA
- the dusB gene encoding tRNA dihydrouridine synthase DusB encodes MDKLDFSKPLYALAPLAGFTDLPFRSVVKKFGVDLTVSEMISSNALVHNSKKTYRMLEKSPDEDPYSIQIAGSDLEVIRGAVEIINEQEGVTAIDLNCGCPAPKVVNNLQGSSLLTDLPQMGRVIETIKKYSNKPYTSVKMRLGFNEKNHVEIAKIAEASGADYIAVHGRTRAGRYKAPVDYDAIREIKEAVSIPVIANGDIDSPQKARKILEYTGADGVMIGRAAVGKPWIFQQIKAGMDEVSSELVKEVVLEHFDQMVAYYDKYGAIMFRKNLHSYSKAGYQGASAFRDTINRMEDPKEMREVIEAFFSQQFLYER; translated from the coding sequence ATGGATAAACTCGACTTTTCAAAGCCCCTTTATGCGTTAGCCCCTCTGGCGGGCTTTACCGATCTGCCTTTCCGAAGCGTTGTCAAGAAGTTCGGGGTAGATCTTACCGTTTCAGAGATGATCAGCTCCAATGCACTGGTACATAACAGTAAAAAAACCTACAGGATGCTGGAGAAGAGTCCTGATGAAGATCCCTACAGCATACAGATCGCCGGGTCTGACCTTGAAGTAATAAGAGGTGCAGTAGAGATCATTAATGAGCAGGAAGGTGTGACTGCCATCGATCTTAACTGCGGCTGTCCTGCTCCCAAAGTAGTCAATAATCTCCAGGGTTCCTCACTCCTGACCGATCTGCCTCAAATGGGAAGAGTGATCGAGACGATCAAAAAATACTCCAACAAACCCTATACTTCTGTGAAAATGAGACTGGGGTTCAATGAAAAGAACCATGTTGAGATCGCAAAGATCGCAGAAGCAAGCGGTGCAGACTATATAGCTGTTCATGGGCGTACCAGAGCAGGGCGTTACAAGGCACCTGTTGACTATGATGCGATCAGGGAGATCAAGGAAGCGGTAAGTATTCCTGTCATAGCCAACGGTGATATTGATTCTCCTCAAAAAGCCAGGAAGATATTGGAGTATACTGGTGCGGATGGTGTGATGATAGGCCGTGCAGCAGTGGGCAAGCCATGGATATTCCAGCAGATCAAAGCGGGGATGGATGAGGTGAGTTCCGAGCTTGTCAAGGAGGTAGTGCTTGAACACTTTGACCAGATGGTCGCCTATTATGACAAGTATGGAGCGATCATGTTCCGAAAGAACCTCCACTCCTATTCAAAAGCAGGATACCAGGGAGCTTCTGCCTTTAGGGATACGATCAACCGTATGGAGGACCCCAAAGAGATGCGTGAAGTGATCGAGGCTTTTTTTTCCCAACAATTCCTTTACGAACGTTGA
- a CDS encoding 23S rRNA (pseudouridine(1915)-N(3))-methyltransferase RlmH produces MKINVIIIDKKGKDQLYTPLIEHYKKIAKPFAKVEVIELFDKEIAKAHDISPEAAKKSYTKAFEKYLSNGINIALDPSSKEVDSFDFANLLKDSTTVNFYIGGAYGFEKDFLTKCNKAVSFGKITLSHKLVKLVLLEQIFRGLSINNNHPYHK; encoded by the coding sequence ATGAAGATCAATGTCATCATTATAGACAAAAAGGGAAAGGACCAGCTCTATACTCCACTGATCGAACACTATAAAAAGATCGCTAAACCTTTTGCCAAAGTAGAAGTGATAGAGTTGTTTGACAAAGAGATCGCCAAAGCACATGATATTTCACCCGAAGCAGCAAAAAAATCTTACACAAAAGCATTTGAAAAATATTTAAGTAACGGAATAAATATTGCTTTAGACCCCTCATCAAAAGAGGTAGACAGCTTCGATTTTGCAAATTTGCTTAAGGATAGCACAACTGTAAACTTCTACATTGGCGGTGCTTACGGCTTTGAGAAGGATTTTTTAACCAAATGTAATAAAGCCGTATCATTTGGTAAAATAACGCTTTCACATAAACTGGTGAAACTTGTTTTGCTTGAACAGATCTTTAGAGGTTTGAGTATTAACAACAATCACCCATACCACAAATAG
- the uvrA gene encoding excinuclease ABC subunit UvrA, translated as MAESTDTGKPLKKQKEMIRVYGAKENNLKNINIEIPKNELVVITGISGSGKSTLAFSTLYAEGQRRYIESLSSYARQFLGRVGKPDVDKIEGLTPAIAIDQKTTSKNPRSTVGTITEIYDYLRLLFARVGKQHCHECGKPISSMSASDIIEEVLKLPNGAKLIIMAPLVKEKKGTFADMLESLRHKGYVRAMIDGVMVRLDDEIELSKTKKHTIKVVIDRVVVKEESRDRIGQDVEKALKESYGEMEIEVLNHEELELDRKEYHYSEHLACFDCKLSFEPLEPVSFSFNSPKGACPACDGLGIRYAIDLKKVIDPELSIEKGAVKIMYGFNKSYYTKFLNAFCEQNGIDITVPYGELETHQQKAVLYGNGSVTDFTWKRHKLKREWPGVVKFAHDMFKDEKDMSEYMTEKVCDKCHGHRLRPRSLAVKIEGKNIADIIDMPIEISYAYFADEKNFSHLTPQQKQIAESILKEIHERLFFLYDVGLGYITLSRDARTISGGEAQRIRIASQIGSGLTGVMYVLDEPSIGLHERDTMKLIRTLNSLRDKGNTVIVVEHDKETILAADYIVDIGPGAGDYGGEIVFAGDVKKLAKAKTLTAEYLFGKKEIAYSHDKPQEEWIEIRNVTLNNIQNLDAKIPLHNFVCITGVSGSGKSSLILQTLLPVARELLNHAKKVNKVDGVEINGLEKLDKVIYLDQSPIGRTPRSNPATYTGIMDEIRKLFSQTKEAELRGYKIGRFSFNVKGGRCEKCQGDGQIKIEMHFLPDVLVKCDACNGTRYNAQTLEVLYKGKSIADVLAMSVGEALEFFKAIPAIASRLKTLTAVGLDYITLGQNATTLSGGEAQRIKLSKELSRKDTGNTLYILDEPTTGLHFADVDRLTGVLHNLVELGNSVVVIEHNLDMIKNADYIIDMGPEGGNKGGLIIATGSPEEVAANYKKTGSYTGEYLAKELAEK; from the coding sequence ATGGCAGAGAGCACAGATACAGGAAAACCATTGAAAAAACAAAAAGAGATGATACGGGTTTACGGGGCAAAAGAGAACAACCTCAAAAATATCAATATTGAGATCCCTAAAAATGAGCTGGTGGTCATTACCGGTATTTCGGGGTCCGGTAAGTCGACACTGGCGTTCTCTACACTCTATGCAGAGGGTCAGAGACGTTACATCGAATCGCTCTCAAGTTATGCACGTCAGTTTCTCGGGCGTGTAGGCAAACCTGATGTTGACAAAATAGAGGGATTGACCCCGGCGATCGCTATCGATCAGAAGACCACTTCAAAGAACCCGCGTTCGACTGTGGGAACGATCACTGAGATTTATGACTATCTGAGGCTTCTTTTTGCCCGTGTAGGAAAACAGCACTGCCATGAGTGCGGTAAACCGATCTCCTCAATGTCTGCTTCAGATATTATTGAGGAGGTACTCAAGCTGCCTAATGGGGCAAAACTTATCATTATGGCACCGCTTGTCAAAGAGAAGAAGGGTACCTTTGCCGATATGCTGGAGTCATTGCGCCATAAAGGATATGTGCGTGCAATGATCGACGGAGTGATGGTAAGGCTTGATGATGAGATAGAACTGAGCAAGACCAAGAAGCATACGATCAAAGTGGTCATTGACCGTGTAGTGGTCAAAGAAGAGAGCAGGGACCGTATCGGACAGGATGTGGAGAAGGCACTTAAAGAGAGTTACGGTGAGATGGAGATCGAAGTACTCAATCATGAAGAGCTGGAACTGGACAGAAAAGAGTATCATTACTCTGAGCACCTGGCCTGTTTTGACTGTAAGCTCTCTTTTGAACCGCTTGAACCGGTGAGTTTCTCTTTCAACTCGCCCAAAGGAGCCTGTCCAGCCTGTGACGGGTTGGGGATCAGATATGCCATTGACCTTAAAAAAGTGATCGATCCGGAGCTGAGCATTGAAAAGGGAGCGGTGAAGATCATGTACGGCTTTAACAAAAGCTACTACACCAAGTTTCTCAATGCTTTCTGCGAACAAAACGGTATCGATATTACCGTACCGTACGGAGAGTTGGAGACCCATCAGCAAAAGGCGGTTCTTTACGGTAACGGAAGTGTCACTGATTTTACCTGGAAACGACATAAACTCAAACGTGAATGGCCCGGAGTCGTAAAGTTTGCACACGATATGTTCAAAGATGAGAAGGATATGAGCGAGTACATGACCGAGAAGGTGTGCGACAAGTGTCACGGCCACCGTCTGCGTCCGCGTTCTCTTGCAGTAAAGATTGAAGGGAAAAATATAGCCGATATTATCGATATGCCTATTGAAATCTCTTATGCCTATTTTGCCGATGAAAAGAATTTTTCCCATTTGACCCCGCAGCAGAAGCAGATTGCAGAATCAATCCTCAAGGAGATCCATGAGCGGCTTTTCTTCCTCTATGATGTAGGACTTGGCTATATAACGCTCAGCCGTGATGCAAGAACCATCTCCGGCGGGGAAGCACAGCGTATCCGTATCGCTTCCCAGATCGGTTCGGGTCTGACAGGGGTCATGTATGTACTTGATGAACCGAGTATCGGTCTGCATGAGCGTGATACGATGAAACTGATACGTACACTCAACTCATTGAGAGACAAAGGCAATACGGTGATTGTGGTAGAACATGACAAAGAGACGATCCTTGCGGCAGACTATATTGTCGATATTGGGCCCGGTGCGGGTGATTACGGGGGAGAGATCGTCTTTGCCGGTGATGTGAAAAAGCTTGCAAAAGCTAAGACTTTGACGGCAGAATATCTTTTTGGTAAAAAAGAGATTGCATATTCGCATGACAAGCCTCAGGAGGAGTGGATAGAGATCAGGAATGTAACACTCAACAATATTCAAAACCTTGATGCAAAGATACCGTTACACAACTTTGTCTGTATTACCGGTGTAAGCGGAAGCGGAAAAAGTTCTTTGATCTTGCAGACTTTGCTGCCGGTGGCAAGAGAACTGCTTAACCATGCCAAAAAGGTCAACAAGGTTGATGGTGTAGAGATCAACGGACTGGAGAAGCTTGACAAGGTGATCTACCTTGACCAGAGTCCTATCGGCCGTACACCGCGATCCAACCCGGCAACATATACGGGGATCATGGATGAGATACGAAAGCTTTTCTCACAGACAAAAGAGGCGGAACTCCGTGGTTACAAGATAGGACGCTTCTCCTTTAACGTCAAAGGCGGCCGTTGTGAGAAGTGTCAGGGAGATGGCCAAATCAAGATCGAGATGCATTTTCTCCCCGATGTACTGGTCAAGTGTGACGCCTGTAACGGGACCAGATACAATGCCCAGACACTGGAAGTGCTCTATAAGGGGAAATCTATCGCTGATGTATTGGCAATGAGTGTAGGAGAGGCACTTGAGTTCTTCAAGGCGATCCCTGCTATCGCTTCCAGGCTCAAGACATTGACTGCTGTAGGACTTGACTACATTACGCTGGGACAGAATGCAACGACACTTTCCGGCGGTGAAGCGCAGCGTATCAAACTCAGCAAGGAGCTCAGCCGTAAAGATACGGGGAACACACTCTATATTCTTGATGAGCCTACAACAGGACTGCATTTTGCCGATGTGGACAGACTGACGGGTGTTTTACACAATCTTGTTGAACTTGGCAATTCGGTAGTGGTCATCGAACACAACCTTGATATGATCAAGAATGCCGACTATATTATTGATATGGGTCCTGAAGGAGGGAATAAGGGAGGATTGATCATCGCTACGGGATCACCGGAGGAAGTGGCTGCGAACTATAAAAAGACAGGATCCTATACCGGAGAGTATCTGGCAAAAGAGCTGGCAGAGAAATAG
- a CDS encoding sulfite exporter TauE/SafE family protein, producing the protein MFIELALVGIVIGAMSGFFGIGGGMILVPVLLAIGFDIKDAIGISIIQMVFSSVYGSYLNWKKGSLIAGEGIFVGIGGFIGGYIGGSLTHYISDAILQGLFLGLLLFALFRLFFSTHNEDDSQAKTLHKGLLFAIGAVIGVFSITLGVGGSIMLTPILVGLLHYPIKKAVSAGLFFVVFSSMAGMISRLSTGTIDFGNGLVVASASLVGVFLGIRLKDHVTSKNHKTALLVLYVLALGMLVKKMWF; encoded by the coding sequence ATGTTTATAGAACTTGCTTTAGTCGGCATCGTCATCGGTGCCATGTCCGGTTTTTTTGGTATCGGCGGGGGTATGATCCTTGTGCCGGTTCTGCTTGCGATCGGTTTTGATATCAAAGATGCTATCGGTATCTCTATTATTCAGATGGTCTTCTCTTCGGTATACGGTTCCTATCTGAACTGGAAAAAGGGTTCGCTTATTGCAGGAGAGGGGATCTTTGTGGGTATAGGCGGTTTTATCGGCGGCTATATCGGTGGATCCCTGACCCATTATATCTCCGATGCGATCTTGCAGGGACTCTTTTTGGGACTTCTTCTTTTTGCCCTCTTCAGGCTCTTTTTTTCTACGCACAATGAAGATGACTCTCAGGCAAAAACACTTCATAAGGGACTGCTCTTTGCCATAGGAGCGGTCATTGGGGTATTTTCGATTACATTGGGAGTCGGCGGTTCGATCATGCTGACACCTATACTGGTGGGACTTTTACACTATCCTATTAAAAAAGCGGTCAGTGCAGGGCTCTTCTTTGTGGTATTCTCCTCCATGGCAGGTATGATCAGTCGTTTGAGTACCGGCACGATCGATTTTGGCAACGGACTTGTTGTAGCGTCTGCATCACTGGTGGGTGTCTTTCTCGGCATCCGCCTTAAAGACCACGTCACCTCAAAAAACCACAAAACGGCATTGTTGGTGCTGTATGTGCTTGCATTGGGAATGCTTGTAAAGAAGATGTGGTTTTAG
- a CDS encoding GDCCVxC domain-containing (seleno)protein: MKIILESTLTCPECGHKETETMPTDSCQWFYECKGCGLLLKPKKGDCCVFCSYGSVPCPLIQQDTNSCCSS; the protein is encoded by the coding sequence ATGAAAATTATTTTAGAATCCACTCTCACTTGTCCAGAGTGCGGCCATAAAGAAACAGAAACAATGCCTACAGATTCCTGCCAATGGTTTTATGAGTGCAAAGGCTGCGGCCTGTTGCTTAAACCAAAGAAAGGTGATTGTTGTGTTTTCTGTTCCTACGGCTCTGTACCATGTCCACTAATTCAGCAGGACACAAACTCTTGTTGTTCCTCGTAA